The following nucleotide sequence is from Portunus trituberculatus isolate SZX2019 chromosome 6, ASM1759143v1, whole genome shotgun sequence.
CTGAGGCTGGGGCGCGGGTGGCCCTCATGGTGGCAGCGATGGCCTCCGCTGAGATCCGGCAGGCCTGCCTCATCAGCTGCTGCTCTGCCGGGGACTTCACCACCCGCAGGGCATGCACATGGGGCCGGGGACTCTCCGCAGCCCCCAGGCGGCCCCCGGTGGCCAGCCAGGCCTGCAACTGGCGGTGCAAGCCAGGGCCAGCAGTGGCCTCAGGCTGGTACCACAGGGCTGGGGAGCCAAGGTCACGCTCCAGCTTATCCAGGTAACGGGTCAGTTCCTCCAGGGGCAGGCCAGCATCCACACCCCACACAGCTGGGGCGTGGTCGGGGCTGGTGCGTGGACCATCCCACAGCTCATGGGGCGGGTCATGGCGCGGTGTGAACATGACAGAGCGATGCAGCGGTGCGGGGCGGCCCGGCAGggagtgcagcagcagcaggcacccCGGCTCCAGGCACCCACTCAGGTACAGCATGTCTGTGTCCTGCCGGGGAGCAAAGTCTCAACACACACAACTTACCCAACCCCCCTCTGGATactgtagcacacacacacacacacacacacacacctggcggtAGAGGTAGGGGATCTTGTCCACCATGTATCTCTTGGGAGTGCCAGGCAGCAGCACAACATGGTGCCGGCCCTCCCTCTCCCGCAGCCTCTCCATCAGCCTGTGGCGCCGCTCACTGTACTCCTCCCTTGTGATGCCAAACGTCACCTGCGGCGGAATGAGGTAGTGACGTGGATGGTGGGTCTGGTGGAGCTGAGGTGGATCATTTAAGTGGAACATAACAATGCGTGGCTCGTGGAGTGGAGTGCTGAGTGGAtgaatattcttttttatggaagagcgggaagctggccaagggcaaaaaaaaaaaaataaataaaaaataaaaataaaaaataaaaataaataaaaaaataaaaaaaggcccacttgattgccagtccccttaaagAGTAATGGAGTTAGctaaaagtctgggacaaatgtcttgaaacctccctcttaaaagaagtcaagttgtagtaagatggaaatacagaatcaggcaggaggttcagagtgtaccagagaatgAGAATGTTTCAATAATGTGCAAGTGAAGATTGGTGGAGGTCAATATGAAGGTGGAAAAATGTGGATTGATACAGTGTGGAGTGATGTGTTTTATGTATATGAGAGCTTGTCTTTATTCTTTGATCTTTACTCAGGGACTGTTTGGGTTATTTCTTAATTTCCATCACATTAATTAACTTGTTCTTTTTACATTTGGGTGGAGGTGTCTGGCGTGGAAGATTTGGTTTGAATGACTTAATACAcactactctttctctctctctctctctctttcacctgtcCAGGCTGCAGCAAGTGAGGatgagtgtgtgggagaggctGGCCAGCTCGCACCCCCTCATCTACTGCTGtccgcctctctccctcctcctcatgggGCCGGGCAGGGGGAGGGTCTGGCTGGCGGTGGTGGCCTGCTGAGTGacacagccgccgccgccacccgcTGGTCACCACACTGGAGCCTCGGCCACATGCTGCTGCTCGGAGGGAGGGTATGGGGTGtcaacgttaggttaggttaggttagatgtgtGTTTaaataatctctttttttttttatgtctgatTTTAAGCAATATTTGTCAATTttatcttaggttaggttaggttagatgtgtCAAATTAATATCTCTTCTTTTAGGTTACACTTTTAGTAATATTCATCACTTCtatcttaggttaggttgactTAGATGTGTCTTTAATTAATATGTCTTTTTAGGTGAGATTTCAATTAATATTCGTCACAGTTAACTTAATTAGGTCAGTGTTTAACTAATGTTGGTCACGTGTGAGTTATCTTTCTAGCAAtaacacaccacgccacgcctcaCTAATCATACTTACCTTAtccttaaactaacctaaattTACCTTATAACAATCCAGgcaacacctcacaacacaccGATGGAAAAATAACCAGAATAATTATGCTTACCTTACCCTTTAACTAACCTAATTTCACCTGTTACAACCCCACAACACCAGacaacacctcacaacacaccGATGGAAAAGTAACCAGATGGAACACAACAAAAGCGACTCACAGCCTGACTTCACTATCCCCCCCACCGTACCTGCCCTCCACGACCTGCCCGGTACCTGTAGCTGGCCCCGGTACACTGGTAATACTTGTGTTGGTAGTACTGGCGAGTGTGAGTCCCCTGGGGCGTACCTAGGTGGCTCCCTGTGGCCCTGGAGCCTAGGAGAAGAAGGGACCTCACCgcctccatgtttgttttgGTCGTCAGCTGATCGGCGTTCGGATATTGGCACTGGTTTTGGCTTCCTGTTGTTGTGGTTGGCTGTAATCATGGTCACATTCACGCAGATCTAATGAATTATATATTGCTAGTGAGTCGTCTATGTAATTATCCTTCAATGTCGcctatataattttcttcagcaCTTGGTTTATGTAATTTTTTCGCATGTGgtctatataattttttctacatttgtctatgtaattctctctcGCACGTGgtctgtataattttttttcgcaCGTGGGCTATGTAATTCCCTATAGCAGGTGgattatataattttgtttcgcATGTACTGTAAGTAGAGGGTCGCTTACCAGACAAAGGCCGACAGAAGTAcagtaagtgggcctttttttctctccctcttttactttgttgctcttggccaattTTCCTCTCATACACCCAAAAAGACACCATCTTACACCACTACTTGCTACATCTAGCACAGAAAGTCAGTAACCAGTACTAACCACATCCTATTCTCTCCAGCCTCTCTCTTTCAAAGCCTGTATCACTTCATTTATGGATGTCGCTGGATGGCACAGCACTCTTCAGCCCTGACGCTAACCACTCTATCCGCGGTAAAATATTCACGGCTTGAGGCTACTTATGAACCAAAgccgttatttttctttactatgcATTAGTTTGCATTCCCCCCCCCTGTATGTTCCATTTATTGCTTCAAAGTATCCCTGAGCCAAGGCAGTGAAGTTCTCTATTTCTGCATACAAGTACTCAGACCTTTCTTCGTTCCTGTATTCCAGCACCAAAATTGAACGCTACACATCAAGTTGGTCAGTCTGGTCTTCGGTGCTGTATTCTCTCACCTCACTAGTCACCACTTCAATTGACTTTCAAGGTAATCCAGAAAAACAAAGCCTCATagaatattttttgtatttatcaaTAAAAAGATTCTGTAACTATATTGACTTCATATATCTCAAACTCGCTCTGTAAATGTACATGactaataaaaaatatgaaagagtgtAAAAGAAATACACCGGTtgtggaatagaaaaaaaataataaaataaaataaaaaaaaaaataatggaaaaaaactagCTTTTTGACTaggaaatatattttctttacatttccttaTGATTTGTAAACTTAAATATCACAATGAACAGCTGCTACTGAGGGGCGCAgcggcagaaagaaagaaagaaagaaagaaagagagagagagagagagagagagagagagagagagagagagagagagagagagagagagagagagagagagagagagagagagagagagagagagactataatgaGATGATGAGAGAACAGATGAGATGTAAAGATGTGAGGAGAGGGCTGAGATCCTGGGGCAAAGTGGCCATGGGTGGGATGAAGTAGTTGTGGCGGGGCAGGGCCATTAGAAGGACCGGCCTAGGTACAGTGTTGTACTCTGTGTGGTGATCTCCAGGAAGCCATGCCGACTGTACTGCTCCAGAGTGCACTTCTCACCCACGCTGACGCAGCAGTGCCCTCCGAACACACCTAGAAAATACACTAGCTGTAGATTATAGTAGTCATCACAGCTTGACGTTAAATCTTGTGAAAACAAGATTATAACCATGATTGTTTTTCAAGTGATTGCAGCTgcagataaaaataaagcacaGTCCTCTATAGCCCACAGCGTAACCATGAATCCTTTGGCCCCAGCAGTCTCACCTCTCGCTCTGATTGTGGCCAGGAGGCAGGTGAAGAGTCTCTTGCTGACCGACTCATCCGTGACGGATGCGAGGCAGGACAAGGTGATGCGGGCAGGGTGTGAGGCCACCAGCATCTTGGGGGGTGACTGGGGCTCCATGGACAGCTGCACCAGCATCTCCTCGCAGGGGGTGAGCATCATGCCCTCCTCCCTGGTGACCTGTGCATGTGTGGCAACAACAATGTTACTGAGGTGCTGCACAGGATGTGTTGTGCTGCTTTGTTCTCGGacagtttttatcttttttgagAATGGTACAAATTATATTGACAATTTTGCCCCTTTTGGCCAGTGCTCATGTTGCAAAAATGTGCTATGGATAATGGTGACTGATTCTAACCTTGGGGTAACACTCCCTGATCTTGGCACAGTAAGCGGCATCGCGTGTTGCCTGCTCCACCGAGTCGCATGCAATGGACCCGTATGCCACCAGGTCTCCCCActcgtcctccaccaccataacaTTGACATCCTTCACGCTGTCGTCCTCCAATGCCTCCAGGTAACTCCCAACCTCGCTGTGAACGGGAATGGACCAGGTGTTGTtatgcatgcaggaggatggagagCTGTAGCACAGACTGCGAGTCAGCTTAAAGCagcagtgcgtgtgtgtgtcaggagtgTACAGCACATGTGAGGAGTAGGGGCATCACAGCAGGGCAACTCACAGATCCCCAGGTAGGTTGGGGTGGGCGGCATAGAGGGTTGAGCCGTCCCTGCGGTCATCGGCTGTGTGCAGGATGAGGGAGAACAGCTTGGGCCTGTCAGCCGGCACGTAGGGGCGGATGACATAGCAGTGTCTGGCTGGCACTTCTGGTGCTTTGTACACAAACAGGTCGTTGCTGGCATCCACTGGGATGAGGCGCTGTAGGGGTGAGGAGGACACGTGTAAGCACCAGGAGGTGGGGTTGCCAGGCAAGGCTCTGGCACGACATTCTCCACCATGAGGGTGCCAAGGTGCCCCTGAAGGGAGCATTGCACCACGCCTCTGTGGGGCGGGACTTGGGCTGCACCAGTGGAGGATCTCGTCCGGGCCCCTTGTGGGGGACGGCCACCCCCAGCACCGCCTCCGTCCCTGCACGGACAAAATGGGGGGGAAGGCAAGGCCTCGGCGCAGCAGGGAGCCAGGTCGCTGAGGCGCGGCGGGAGGACTGGTGCTGGAAAGGCCGTCTCCACCGTCGCCGCGCTGCGCTCGGGAGGCCAAGCCAGGAGAAATTCCTGACGTTTTGGCCTTCATGGCGGCCCAAGTGATGAGTCCCTGAGGGGGCCTTACAGAGTCAGGAATTCCCACCTGGCTGGGCCGGGGGTGGTGTCATACGTACTTGCAGTTCGGCGGTCAGTCCTCCACGGAAGATCCACGGCTCCTGGTCGCCAGACATAAATACTTCACGCCAGCCCTTACTGAACCCTGCGTGACGATGCAAATGGAACCAGTCACTACACGCAACTCAGCGCCAAGGCTCAGCAACACTTTGTTATATGTCAAGGAGGCCAGCCAATAAAAATGAGCCGCTGCCTTCTCTATTTGTGCAAGTTAGAAACAGGTTGAGACAAGAAGAAACACTACAAGCCATTATCATCTGGTGAGAGAAGCTCATCCaacagtaaaaatagaaaacaagagacaaaCTAATTTACAAGAGCAGCAAATCCAGACACTTCCATAGTTTTTTCAAGGGGAACCTAACACAGCCACATTGTTCTTGCCAAGGGGGCGGGATGGGAGGGATGTTGACGTGTCTGAAAGCGATGATACATGTTCGCATGTGCGCCCTGACTACGGAGCAGCTCGCATAGCGCGGTGCACGAGGTTGAGAGAATATTATCGAGcatgtctctccttccctgtctcctGCAAGGCTTCTGTGGTGGCAGTCTGACCAGCGAATGTGAAGGTTACTGCAGCGGGCGTGTCCCCGGCCCCCCACCCGGCACACGGGCCAGCAAGGG
It contains:
- the LOC123516754 gene encoding xaa-Pro aminopeptidase 3-like isoform X1, with product MITANHNNRKPKPVPISERRSADDQNKHGGGEVPSSPRLQGHREPPRYAPGDSHSPVLPTQVLPVYRGQLQVPGRSWRAAACGRGSSVVTSGWRRRLCHSAGHHRQPDPPPARPHEEEGERRTAVDEGVRAGQPLPHTHPHLLQPGQVTFGITREEYSERRHRLMERLREREGRHHVVLLPGTPKRYMVDKIPYLYRQDTDMLYLSGCLEPGCLLLLHSLPGRPAPLHRSVMFTPRHDPPHELWDGPRTSPDHAPAVWGVDAGLPLEELTRYLDKLERDLGSPALWYQPEATAGPGLHRQLQAWLATGGRLGAAESPRPHVHALRVVKSPAEQQLMRQACRISAEAIAATMRATRAPASEHQLFATVDYHARMRGADHLAYPPVVAGGPRANTIHYTANNTLVQPGQMVLMDAGAEFRGYSGDVTRTWPVDGEFSAAQRDLYEAVAEVQEAVVRACASQRPTLDQLFALMCAKLGRVLQELCILPLSYSGHQLSRAAYLYCPHHVSHYLGMDVHDTAHIPRSRPLTPGTIITVEPGIYIREDNRTAPTRYLGLGVRLEDDVLVTESGVEVLTSACPKHPDEVEAIVGADYK
- the LOC123516754 gene encoding xaa-Pro aminopeptidase 3-like isoform X2, yielding MEAVRSLLLLGSRATGSHLAACGRGSSVVTSGWRRRLCHSAGHHRQPDPPPARPHEEEGERRTAVDEGVRAGQPLPHTHPHLLQPGQVTFGITREEYSERRHRLMERLREREGRHHVVLLPGTPKRYMVDKIPYLYRQDTDMLYLSGCLEPGCLLLLHSLPGRPAPLHRSVMFTPRHDPPHELWDGPRTSPDHAPAVWGVDAGLPLEELTRYLDKLERDLGSPALWYQPEATAGPGLHRQLQAWLATGGRLGAAESPRPHVHALRVVKSPAEQQLMRQACRISAEAIAATMRATRAPASEHQLFATVDYHARMRGADHLAYPPVVAGGPRANTIHYTANNTLVQPGQMVLMDAGAEFRGYSGDVTRTWPVDGEFSAAQRDLYEAVAEVQEAVVRACASQRPTLDQLFALMCAKLGRVLQELCILPLSYSGHQLSRAAYLYCPHHVSHYLGMDVHDTAHIPRSRPLTPGTIITVEPGIYIREDNRTAPTRYLGLGVRLEDDVLVTESGVEVLTSACPKHPDEVEAIVGADYK